TGATCTGGTTCACGATTACCTGAAAGCAATTACCGTTAACAATAGAATAGGGGTGTTGTATAGCAATAAAGATTACGGTTGCGAGTGGGATTACGATTTCAGAAACAAGCGTTTCTTAGCAGAAGACAATACCAAATTCGGGGTAAATATTATCCTTTACGCCATGGGGATAAATAGTTAGCCAATGGCTAATGAATCTATAATGCATATGCGGTTTGGGCCTTTGATTGATTAAGGACTAAAAAACTCTGTATATTTCCAACATAAGCGAGGGCACCTATATTGTCTCTCAGGAAATTATTATAAGAAACCATATCGGGCATGGCAACCTTAAGCATAAAATCGAAATGACCAGTAAGGTGATAACACTCCATTACCTCGGGGTATTTCTCCATTTCTGCCTTGAATGCGCTTACAATATCTTCTGAATGCATGGTAAGCTGAATATGAGGAAAGGTTATAAAATGCGACCTCAATTTATCAATGTCTACAATGGCAACTGTTGATTTGATATAGCCGTTTGCCCGCAGTTTTTTAATACGTTCTACAATATGGGTCATGCTTTTCCTAAGCTTTCCCGAAACTTCTTTATAGGTTAATAATCCGTCATGTTGTAAAAGATTAAGGATTTCGATATCTGTCTGATCAACTTTTTGAGGTTGCATGTAAATACTTAGTGTATAATTGTTTCTATTTTGTTCACTTTTGTAAAGCCTAAAAATAATTAAAATAAGGTATATTTATCTAATTTATTCTTGTTAATTAAAAAAGTACTTAGTGTATATATTACAATAATGGTTAGAATTATGAAGTGCAAATAAAAATTATATTCTGTCAGCTTATTTTCTTGATATACCAAACCAAATTTTTAGGATGTTTAGGGTTTGCTAAAAAATAATTTTTACCAAAAAAACAGGTTGTTGCGGTATAATTTGCTTAACTACTGATCTTTACACTGTAATTTATTTAACCAAATATTATTTTTCTCATGCATAAAAAACACAATTTTGGTGCCGGCCCATGCATATTGCCGTCATCTGTAATGGAACAAGCTGCGCAGGCTGTAATCAATTGGGGCGGGATGGGTTTATCTATTTTAGAAGTTTCACACCGATCGCCA
The nucleotide sequence above comes from Pedobacter riviphilus. Encoded proteins:
- a CDS encoding Lrp/AsnC family transcriptional regulator, whose amino-acid sequence is MQPQKVDQTDIEILNLLQHDGLLTYKEVSGKLRKSMTHIVERIKKLRANGYIKSTVAIVDIDKLRSHFITFPHIQLTMHSEDIVSAFKAEMEKYPEVMECYHLTGHFDFMLKVAMPDMVSYNNFLRDNIGALAYVGNIQSFLVLNQSKAQTAYAL